From the genome of Uranotaenia lowii strain MFRU-FL chromosome 1, ASM2978415v1, whole genome shotgun sequence, one region includes:
- the LOC129745788 gene encoding fibroblast growth factor receptor-like 1, translated as MKFKEIYVLSTVVIFLHFYPALASSTRTPTATIPFNDNEIMKLTQIPAGSDAQLRCGIKDYHVDHMNASDVRWHFKPCGEGANHVSCHNREQLDQMTWRPLDCDGKRCRVTLTIRNASEANSGLYRCSIYPYRTDNATQFDIQFVRTFQLDVIKSFLDETVAAPELLDNLPANTTALLDSQIVLQCRVYSKVQPSIKWFRRINLNNPLEDHSFNQDKSIRYLENFYELLPSSGEKLLSEDIYLSKLILPSASERDIGIYVCVGINYGGVNTADAYVNVVHPNGVTVGSGDSSVADLLALFLIPLGLALVPFFMWICWIAVRQCNRERVRTSVEHICAPAVPLTFAAQATLLMADQDTTKMSIARPNHDSLHLYEKINCI; from the exons ATGAAGTTCAAAGAGATCTACGTTCTGTCAACTGTGGTTATCTTTCTCCATTTCTATCCGGCATTGGCTTCTAGCACGCGAACGCCAACGGCAACGATTCCCTTCAACGACAacgaaa TTATGAAACTTACCCAGATTCCGGCCGGATCCGACGCACAGCTGAGATGTGGCATCAAGGACTACCACGTGGATCACATGAATGCTTCCGATGTGAGGTGGCACTTTAAG CCATGCGGCGAGGGAGCGAACCACGTTTCCTGTCACAATCGCGAACAGCTCGATCAGATGACATGGCGACCGTTGGACTGTGACGGCAAACGGTGCCGTGTTACGCTGACTATTCGAAACGCTAGCGAGGCCAACTCGGGGCTGTATCGGTGCAGTATTTATCCCTACCGTACGGACAACGCCACCCAGTTCGATATTCAGTTCGTACGGACGTTCCAGCTGGATGTTATAA aatCTTTCCTGGATGAAACGGTAGCGGCTCCTGAGCTATTGGACAACTTACCTGCCAACACTACTGCTCTACTCGATTCACAGATAGTGCTTCAGTGCCGTGTCTACAGCAAAGTTCAACCATCGATCAAATGGTTCCGACGTATCAATCTCAACAACCCGTTGGAAGATCACAGCTTCAACCAGGACAAGTCGATTCGCTATCTGGAGAACTTCTATGAGCTACTCCCTTCATCGGGCGAGAAACTTCTCTCGGAGGATATCTATTTGAGCAAACTGATCCTGCCAAGCGCCTCGGAGCGAGATATCGGTATTTACGTGTGCGTCGGTATTAACTATGGCGGGGTCAATACGGCAGACGCCTATGTCAATGTGGTCCATCCCAACGGTGTTACCGTGGGTAGTGGAGATTCAAGTGTTGCCGACTTACTGGCCCTGTTTCTGATTCCCTTGGGCTTGGCCCTGGTTCCCTTCTTCATGTGGATCTGCTGGATCGCAGTTCGACAATGCAACCGAGAACGGGTACGAACATCTGTTGAGCATATTTGCGCTCCAGCTGTTCCATTGACTTTCGCAGCTCAAGCCACTCTTCTTATGGCGGATCAGGACACGACTAAAATGTCCATTGCGAGGCCTAACCACGATAGCCTTCATctgtatgaaaaaataaattgcatcTAG
- the LOC129745515 gene encoding uncharacterized protein LOC129745515, translated as MAPKKKGAASKKRAVTVRKRKTSVEQLKETPIVEPVPVQAEDDSVIMVLSSVENTLINEADPSVMYLSTLEVNGRATRLTNVDMLLEDSDMILRRSSRSFAGEQTNMSLINIDQTPVIHRDRPKSSTIRQTMLPAPVDRLSIPIPVPTEEIPFRKPSERKRSSNRLVFSGEFCTITKRQQKSRIRPPLVENRANISMVMEELPGEEPNIEENSAIAAFPNAKESIKEKRPVVEKEANHLPDENKKLKSAEVHSKSKINKRTASRKNHTATDNNDLLLSKDNLSSTESETEKIGANKQMKSKLVEDNSPKELVLSTRPVRNKSRNRRFFTDEFETGPYGLSKNKSVKQLKEPRVQDKCKNPIQKPNTGEIVTPVAVSVENGDEKTTLQPSVSRSRSKTKTSATESFEELPPSKRMRTRSASRGRQPALRVQNVNKIASNSDNITIEPVPTSTRGKNNGINRKSLPNLDSENDLHSKVSVRRRRSKKNDDQVMGTSYTSSSDDCNDKENSQHSNVAQRKRSKPTPVQCNQEIITPEPGAVRKSLPEESAFVSRRKRPRENTDKLIEESAQSAVTNRRQSRSKTVQKPNIEDTAHSTVTVRSRSKSVKRTQDAPKTYRTRSKSASRPVPLESSTVKPSAKRSTVNEPMGGNQTESPPKVTRRYRDRIRIVDFDKPSNPSAHRTRSQSVSRATAVVEDVPVTTKMTRSASVPRQLNESGSHIPIYRQLTTSTSSNNNQGKRKRTTSLSTNLIFSPEPVIGGGDIYAFDSPSQFTGDNKLTSKKQKSKPTQERSKKNSSNASSSKRKTPSKRPQHCLFGTNMKQISSVVKKIGGGPVRRKSEASERLEALPQTATLAALVQTSKPITSGQNPPNQRSVARPENQLPPEDDHDYDDHFDAASIPPMEVPVPLSPPSVAHPSEHLPPVINRAIPPRLGGPQQMGTPDRNTLNFSPIGASSPWRIQDENVLPKTFYYARSKDLLPSYESDVVIQDVAPRPKTPTQQRFVQPAAPQAASKNPDLLFQSIQKSYEQLKLTSEMSEKLITAMRNYKTSMHNQTANLRNETNRSQSEEELLFAKFREYEENMKKTYQKLRQWYERSYKTLASSMKTIEKASGVVKTQAQKQVLVNFHRDSQRFVTMISELESAMNDSNIENVSPVKSSNKAPFKEIILSERNLGNPKRSPLKTLDIVNISPRLSPIKSPLVKASFPAAQSDSLARSRDRFSRLSLVRPPSIAPPSLEPSLLEIPPQNQKKDNLFGFDCEDSPEEEQQPLVEPTPIKITKETLKERLQSVRKLLPQRPPTTSAQKTTLPLPRQQRLPNVFSSPATAQHKRLQSIQTAFTSTPLAEKRSSASLPLEAANVSAIEEPLPSTSRNQEAAPQQHRASLGLFRDNQEPETSFTSAANRTYTRVPKRNPKRKRNVYLAGLGLSDDDEDEDEEENNNAGDAIDVDELEKVQVKKRRVVTHKKKKPVEETNEFRKFVSDFNSMCEEVNRYQLVIEKPRSTEVI; from the exons ATGGCTCCAAAGAAAAAAGGGGCAGCTTCCAAAAAGCGGGCAGTGACCGTACGGAAAAGAAAAACAAGCGTTGAACAATTGAAGGAAACTCCCATAGTAGAACCGGTCCCGGTGCAAGCAGAGGACGATTCAGTTATAATGGTTCTTTCCAGTGTGGAGAATACACTGATTAACGAAGCTGATCCGTCGGTGATGTATCTATCCACCTTGGAAGTGAACGGACGAGCCACCCGATTGACTAACGTCGATATGCTGCTGGAAGATTCTG ATATGATCCTTCGTCGTAGTTCGAGATCATTTGCAGGTGAGCAAACCAACATGAGTCTAATCAATATCGACCAGACGCCAGTTATACATCGTGATCGGCCAAAGTCATCGACCATTAGACAGACGATGCTCCCAGCACCTGTGGATCGTTTATCAATTCCTATCCCGGTTCCGACAGAAGAAATACCCTTCAGAAAACCATCAGAACGGAAACGGAGCAGCAATCGGCTTGTATTTTCCGGTGAATTTTGCACCATCACAAAAAGACAGCAAAAAAGCCGCATACGACCGCCGCTGGTAGAGAATCGAGCGAATATTTCAATGGTTATGGAAGAGCTTCCAGGTGAAGAACCTAATATCGAAGAAAATTCTGCTATTGCGGCATTTCCTAACGCAAAAGAATCCATCAAAGAAAAAAGGCCAGTTGTAGAAAAAGAGGCCAATCATTTacctgatgaaaataaaaaactgaagtCTGCCGAAGTACACAGTAAATCGAAGATAAATAAACGCACTGCCAGCAGGAAAAATCATACTGCAACCGATAATAATGATCTTCTACTTTCCAAGGATAATCTTTCTTCCACGGAGagtgaaactgaaaaaattggCGCAAACAAACAGATGAAATCAAAACTAGTTGAAGATAATTCACCTAAAGAGTTAGTTCTTTCAACGCGACCGGTCAGGAATAAAAGCCGAAATCGTCGGTTTTTCACTGATGAATTTGAAACAGGACCATACGGactttcgaaaaataaatcagTAAAACAACTCAAAGAACCAAGGGTTCAAGATAAATGTAAAAATCCGATTCAAAAACCGAATACTGGGGAAATAGTAACACCAGTTGCTGTTTCAGTTGAAAACGGAGATGAAAAAACAACTTTGCAACCATCTGTTTCGCGCAGTCGATCAAAAACGAAAACGTCTGCTACCGAAAGTTTCGAGGAGCTGCCTCCATCAAAACGTATGCGAACTAGATCAGCTTCGCGAGGAAGACAGCCAGCACTTCGAGTTCAAAATGTCAACAAGATAGCGTCTAATTCGGACAATATAACTATTGAACCAGTTCCAACATCCACTAGAGGAAAAAACAACGGAATAAATCGAAAATCTTTGCCAAATCTAGACTCTGAAAATGATCTTCATTCCAAAGTATCGGTTCGGCGGAGAAGGTCAAAGAAAAATGACGATCAAGTTATGGGCACTTCATACACTTCGTCTTCGGACGATTGCAATGACAAGGAAAATTCTCAGCATTCAAATGTTGCACAGAGAAAACGTTCGAAACCAACTCCAGTCCAATGCAATCAGGAAATTATTACCCCGGAGCCCGGTGCAGTACGTAAATCTCTTCCCGAAGAATCTGCGTTCGTTTCTAGAAGAAAGCGCCCTCGCGAAAATACCGACAAGCTAATCGAAGAATCTGCACAATCGGCCGTCACGAATCGTCGCCAAAGTCGTAGCAAAACCGTGCAAAAACCGAATATTGAGGATACTGCACACTCGACTGTAACAGTTCGCAGTCGAAGCAAATCAGTTAAAAGGACGCAAGATGCTCCGAAAACTTACCGAACTCGGAGCAAATCCGCATCGCGTCCGGTACCATTGGAAAGTTCAACAGTAAAACCCTCCGCTAAACGTAGCACTGTCAATGAACCGATGGGGGGAAATCAAACAGAATCTCCACCAAAAGTAACACGTCGCTACCGAGATCGAATTCGTATCGTAGATTTCGACAAACCTTCGAATCCAAGCGCACACCGTACTCGAAGCCAATCTGTGAGCCGCGCAACTGCTGTCGTTGAAGATGTCCCCGTCACAACTAAAATGACGCGTAGCGCTTCGGTTCCgcgacagctcaacgagagtgGCTCTCACATTCCCATCTATAGACAGTTAACCACCAGTACAAGTTCCAACAACAATCAGGGTAAACGGAAGCGAACTACCAGCTTATCCACGAATCTAATATTTTCGCCAGAACCCGTTATTGGTGGGGGGGACATTTACGCATTCGATTCCCCCAGTCAGTTCACTGGGGATAATAAACTGACctccaaaaaacaaaagtctAAACCAACTCAGGAACGAAGTAAGAAAAACTCGAGTAATGCTAGTAGCAGCAAACGAAAAACACCTTCCAAACGGCCACAACACTGTTTGTTCGGTACCaatatgaaacaaatttccagTGTAGTGAAAAAAATCGGTGGTGGTCCTGTACGGCGGAAATCCGAAGCCAGCGAGAGACTGGAAGCTCTTCCG caAACGGCGACTTTGGCTGCTTTAGTGCAAACTTCGAAACCGATTacttccgggcaaaatccacCAAATCAGCGGAGTGTTGCGAGACCTGAAAACCAACTGCCTCCAGAAGATGATCACGATTACGATGATCATTTTGATGCTGCTAGCATTCCACCTATGGAAGTTCCGGTTCCCCTTTCTCCACCATCGGTTGCTCACCCTAGTGAACATCTTCCACCAGTTATCAATCGTGCAATCCCGCCAAGACTCGGTGGGCCACAACAAATGGGAACACCCGATCGCAATACGCTCAACTTCTCTCCGATTGGAGCCTCCTCTCCGTGGCGAATTCAGGACGAAAACGTGCTCCCGAAAACGTTCTATTATGCCCGGTCCAAAGATCTGCTTCCCTCCTACGAGAGTGATGTTGTGATTCAGGACGTAGCACCTCGTCCCAAAACACCCACCCAACAGCGATTTGTGCAACCGGCAGCCCCTCAGGCCGCCAGTAAGAACCCGGATTTGTTGTTCCAAAGCATCCAGAAATCCTACGAACAACTTAAGTTGACCAGTGAAATGAGCGAAAAGCTCATTACAGCAATGCGCAACTACAAAACATCGATGCACAATCAAACGGCAAATTTGCGAAACGAAACCAATCGATCACAGTCGGAAGAGGAGCTCCTTTTTGCCAAATTCCGGGAGTACgaggaaaacatgaaaaagacaTACCAAAAGTTGCGCCAGTGGTACGAACGTTCGTACAAAACGTTGGCTAGCTCTATGAAAACCATTGAAAAGGCTTCTGGAGTTGTAAAAACCCAGGCCCAAAAACAGGTGCTTGTTAACTTTCATCGGGATTCGCAACGCTTCGTCACCATGATCAGCGAACTGGAATCGGCAATGAACGATTCCAACATTGAAAATGTGTCACCTGTAAAATCCTCCAACAAAGCACCATTCAAAGAAATTATTCTCTCTGAGCGGAATCTGGGAAATCCTAAACGAAGTCCTTTGAAAACACTGGATATCGTAAACATTTCACCGAGACTGTCACCTATAAAATCACCGCTCGTGAAAGCATCCTTCCCGGCGGCTCAATCTGATTCACTGGCTAGAAGTAGAGACCGTTTTTCGCGGCTTAGCCTAGTGAGACCTCCTTCGATAGCTCCACCGAGTTTGGAGCCAAGTTTACTTGAAATACCTCCGCAAAACCAGAAAAAGGACAACCTTTTCGGCTTCGATTGTGAAGATTCCCCTGAAGAAGAGCAGCAACCCCTCGTTGAGCCAACACCGATAAAAATTACGAAAGAAACTCTCAAAGAACGGTTGCAGAGTGTCCGCAAATTGCTTCCACAAAGGCCGCCAACCACCAGTGCCCAAAAAACTACACTCCCACTGCCAAGACAGCAAAGGCTCCCCAATGTCTTCAGCAGCCCGGCTACGGCGCAGCACAAACGGCTACAATCGATCCAGACCGCCTTCACATCGACACCGTTGGCCGAGAAACGTAGCAGTGCGTCACTCCCGCTAGAAGCGGCAAATGTTTCGGCCATCGAAGAACCATTGCCATCGACCAGTAGGAACCAAGAAGCGGCACCGCAGCAGCATCGAGCCTCGTTGGGATTGTTCCGAGATAACCAGGAACCGGAAACCTCCTTCACTAGTGCTGCT AATCGAACGTACACCCGGGTGCCGAAGCGTAATCCCAAACGGAAGCGAAACGTTTACCTAGCCGGACTGGGTCTAAGCGATGATGACGAGGACGAAGACGAAGAGGAGAACAACAACGCAGGAGATGCGATCGATGTGGATGAGCTGGAGAAGGTGCAAGTCAAAAAGCGGCGTGTGGTAACGCACAAGAAAAAGAAACCTGTTGAAGAG ACGAACGAGTTCAGGAAGTTCGTAAGCGACTTCAACAGTATGTGCGAGGAAGTGAACCGATACCAGCTAGTGATTGAAAAACCGAGATCAACCGAGGTCATCTAG